The Vibrio bathopelagicus genomic sequence GTGTCACTCCAGCCTTCAATTTCTTCTAGCCCCTTATTGATACCGTCTCTATCTTCATCGGCATCTCCATCGATTACAGGGCTATTAGGGTCGTTAGAATCCCATCCTTCTATGGCTTCTCTACCATCTTTTATGCCATCGCCATCACTGTCGAAGTTGCCATTGTTCACTGGGTCATTTGGATCATTCATATCCCAGTTAGCTACAGACTCGCGACCATTTTTAATTCCATCACCGTCATAGTCAAGATTGCCATTCTCAACTGGGACATGCGGGTCGTTACTATCCCAGCCGCTTTCTCTCTCTTTACTATCAGAAATACCATCTCCATCAGAATCACAATAGTCGGTATACTTAGTCTCACATGCCTTGGTAGATTGGCGTGCTAATAGTGCATCATCACTGGTTTTATCTTGGCATCCGGTAATGATTAAAGATGATAATAGAATCATTGAAGGTGTTACTTTTACTGCCTTTACTTTCCAATACTGCATAATTAATTCCCTCTATTATTGTTATTTTTTTATAGTTAGCTTTGGTGAGGTCAATTCCACGCGTCGGTTTCTAGCGCGACCACTTTCTGTATCGTTGGAAGATATTGGGTACAGCTCACCATAACCGCGACTGGTTATTCGATTGGTATCGATTCCTTCATCTATGAAGTACTGTGCTACGTTTTTTGCACGCTGCTCTGAAAGGTAGAGGTTATACTTGGAGCTCCCGGTGCTATCGGTGTAACCACTTATTTCCACTGTTGAATATGGGTAGGTTTGCAATCGACTGAGCATTGGCTTCAGTTGTTCACGTAGAGAGAAAGTCAAATTAGCGTTGTTCGATTCAAATAAAGAGTCGTTGCTATAACTGCTCAGTTCTTGGGTAAAGTGCTCTACAACTTGAGGTTGCTTAGGTTCGACAACAACTGGAGGAGGGGGAGTTGGAGCCGTTTCTAACTCACGCTGCGGAGCACTAGTTCCAAAGCGATAATCTATGCCAAGGCTTACAAAGTGAAGGTCGGTGCTACCATAAATATTGTTGATGTATTCGTAGCTCAGCTTAGTATTCCAATTTCGGTTGAGTCGGTAATCTACGCCTGTTGCTAACATTAAGGAGAAATCCGACTCTTTTTCTTCAGAGTTGGAAGTTGCTCCATTTTCAATTGACTTATTAACCATCGAATAGGCAGTTCCGATCTTGCCGTATAGCGCTAATTTTTCAGTTAACCCGTAGTCGGCTTTAATCCCTAAATCAACGTCCTGAACTGTCGCATCTAATTTATTTTGAGATTGATATGTAGCGTCGAAGTTACCTAAGTAGTTATAACCACCTTCGACAGCAAGCCAGTTTTTTATTTGATAGCCTGCATAAATGCCAGCACCTAAGTCATCATCATCACATGAGCTAAAACCATTAGAGCAAGTCATGTTTAGTTTTGTTACACCGGCTTTACCACCAATATAAAATTCATCTTCAATATGAACCCCATCGATGGCCATTGCTCCCGAAGAGAAATGGACTCCAATTAGAAGTATCAACTTGTTTAATTTCATATTTTTCTAGTCCTTTACTTTTAAAATACGCCTTATCACTCGATTCCTATTAACGATTTAACTCTAAATTTTCGGTAATAGTAAAAGCGACAAACTACTTATGCCATAAAGACATATTCATAGTGATGGGGAATACAATTCAATCAATCACGATAAGAATGTTTAATATAAACTTGTTAACAGGTAAATATATAAAATTAGATATTTATCTAAATAAAAGTTGGATAATCTAACGACAAGATTTGGAAGTGATAACGTATTTTATCCAGTGTTTCTGTTTTATGGGAAGTTGAATGTTTTTAGGTGGGAGGTATGTTAACTATCCAAGTTAAATAATGGATAATCCAAGTTTATTGCAGTAGAGGAGGTTTGCGGGTTTGTTGTAATTTGTTGTTAAGTAGTCATTTTTGTTCCACTTTGAATGGTAATTCAGAAGTGGAACTTCATAATTTAAGGGTTAGTAACGAGTCAGCTTAAGCATTAAACATTTTTCCCTGTTGATAATAACCTTCCATTTCCAACAATGAATTTGAAATCGTTTCATTATCCACACCAGTGTAGATGATGAACACATCATACACTTTACATACGGAATGTAAGCTATTTAATACTTCCATATGAATAAGAGACTTATGTTCTTTTTCAGCAGCTTCACATGTTAGATATCTATTGGTTTTAACAAATTCGGGTTTAATTTTGGTTATGTTTTGGATGTTATTATTTTCTACCCCAAAATCAGTCATGGCTATCTTGACACGATTACAGTTCTTTAATCTCTGTATACTCTCTATAGCTTGTTTATTGTAATGGAACCCAGTTTTCTCCGATAGCTCTATAACAATAAGTTCTTGATTCATTTCTGTAATGATATTTTTTACCTTTTCCGACTGTAATCTAGATTCAAATATTGAAGAGCACAGTTTAAAACCAACTTTTCTAGTGTTACTAAAGTTAGATATGGCGTCTAATAGGAATAGATTAAATATATAACTCCAATGTGAAGTATTAATTGGCTTCTGTGAATTGCTATCATCCCAATGGTTCGAGAAGCTCTGTAGTTCATAATACAGTACCTGTTCTGTTGCTCGATCAATAACGGGGTCTAGCGTTATCTCTAAGCGAGTGCATTGAGCAGTGAGATGGGTAAGTGAAATAATCGACTTTCTTTGTTGTATGACTAAGATACACAGTAGGATCAACAAGAACCTCTCGTATAAGCAATCTGAAAATAGCTCAATGCTAGTGCCATTTTTTGCGTTATATTTAAAGAAACTACTTAGGTGGTCTGCAGGTTCAGTGTTATCAAAGGTATTCAATAAGCGACCGTTCTTATATATCTTAACTCTATCTGTTAAGTAAGGGATCATGTACAGCTTATATCGGTCGTGAATTTTTGATCGAGTAAAACGGCCCCATACCACACTATCACCGGATGTTATTTTCGTGTAAAAGAAGTCTTCATGGTTGGAGAACCATTTTAGAAATGAGTATTGAGATGGCTTTAATATTGAGCTTGGGTTGATAAAGCACTTAGAGCCAGTGTTTGATATATAGTAAACCGAATCTATATTTTTTCCTTGCCTCAGGGTGCGATAAAGCAACTCTGGTGGTTTGTCACAACCAAACTCTTGAAATTTTAGAAGGGTATTTGTTGCGTCCATCGAGTACGAGTTAAACATTGTTACGATGAGCAAAGCCTGAAAAGCATATATAGATACCGCGATGACTAGTGGCCATGAGAGTATTTTGATAATGCTACTTGGACTAATATTACAACTAAGTAGAGCAAACAGCTTTCCATAAGTTTTATACCAAGGAGGACGAATAGATAACTGTTCACGGTTTAACCTTGGTATAGTTTTGGCTTCGCTTAAAACCCAGAAATATCCTTTTCGATTCATATTTAAAATGAATCGATCGCTCTTATATGGAATATTCTGATAAAAATAGGTGAGGAGTGTATGAAATTTCTTCCTAAGGGATGCAATGGTGTTCTTTAATGAATTAAAGTGCAGTTCTATCCCTGTCTTGAGTAAATAGTACTGCTCTATTTCGCGTGCGGATACTGGTGAAAGCGGGCAACTGCTACTCAAAATCGCCTCTAGGATCACCGCTTCTTTTTCAGAAATAGTGAGGTTGAAACTTTTCTTCTTCACTTTTGAGGTGATTGAAATTGTTTTGCGTGCAAATTCGGCTTGTACAATGTATTCGTCACTTTCATGGCTAAGTGCATATCTATACATTTGACTCCCCCTCACTTATAAATCAGGTTCTACTTGTAACAGATTGTTAATCGTAAACTAACGATGGTTATAGCTGATCCAGATCACACTTTTGTCAGGGAAGAGTGATAGATTAGGTCAGCATTATATTTGGTTATATTTTTAGCGGATTTGGTTTGAGGGTAGCCCTAGGTATAAAATCAAGTAATTAGACTTTATTTTTGCTAGTGACTTTTAGCTTTGGCACATATGCTTTGCCGCAAAATATCAGCACGAACTTTAGAGTGTTTCATCGAGATAACTATCGAGCGTTGATGTTCAATACAAGCGAACTTCTACATAAAACCTAATTAACTTTAGGTTTATTCAGTAAGCTAATTTTCCAAAGTAATCCCTACCGCCCTTTAGCAACACAATAAAGCGACCATATAAATTTGCCTAAATGAGAGTCGGTTTTTATGGATAATGGGGAGATGTTTTGGATAATCCTGATACTGAAAGAGAAATCAGCAAGAAGAAAGGAGCTTGAACGCAAGTTAAACCGGACATTAGCGAGTCATTGGTGATGTTATGGTTTGATAAGTTGATAGCGAAATTGCTCCTAGTTAGAGCGTGCGCCACGTCCTGTGTTGGAGTCTTATCGCAAAATATAAAAGTCCTATAGAATTGTATAGAGCTTGTTTAGAACTTTACTTTGCTGACGTGCTCCGTAAACGATTATCGGCTTTCTTTTTTAGCCGTTACTTGCGACTCAATTACACCATCCTCTACTTGAGTGGTAATCACTTCGCCTACTTCGACGTCGTTAATTGATGATACAGTCTTGCTCGATGCTGAATGAGTAATGCTGTAGCCACGCTTTAGGGTTGCCAATGGGCTTACGGTTTCTAATTTCTCGGCAGCCATTGCTAGCTGGTGGCGAGTGGTTAGTAATGTCTTATCCATTGCATCTAATAGCTTTTGCTCTGAGCGTTGCAGATGCAGTTTCTGTTCGCCAAGGCGTTTCACTGGCGAGTTCAATTGAAGCTGATGTTGTTTGCGCTCAACACGTTGTGCATGCTGCTTTAGGTATTGAGTCATACCACGACGTAAACGCATGTCTAAGTCATCAAGCTGCTGACTCTGCTTTTGCAGTTGGTAGCTAGGGTGTTGCTTCTCTAAGCGGTATTTCAAGGTTTGAGTGGATTGCGCTTGTTTGATTAGCACATGACGAATCGCACTGACTAAACGAGCACGTTTAGAGGCATAAGCTTGCTCTTTATTACTGTTGTCACGGCTAACCAATTCAGCGGCTGCTGATGGCGTTGGAGCACGCATGTCTGCGACGAAATCGGCGATAGTGACATCAACTTCGTGGCCAACGGCGCTGATAATCGGGATCTGACTTGCTGCAATTGTGCGAGCAACGATCTCGTTATTGAAGCACCATAAGTCTTCCAGTGAACCACCGCCACGACCAACGATCAATACATCACATTCGTTGCGCTCATTGGCACGTCCAATCGCTTGAGCAATCTGAATCGAAGCTCCTTCACCTTGTACCATGGTCGGATATACGATGACTGGCAATGACGGATCGCGCCTTTTTAGTACATCGAGAATATCGAAGAGGGCTGCGCCTGTTTTAGAGGTGA encodes the following:
- a CDS encoding outer membrane beta-barrel protein, with protein sequence MKLNKLILLIGVHFSSGAMAIDGVHIEDEFYIGGKAGVTKLNMTCSNGFSSCDDDDLGAGIYAGYQIKNWLAVEGGYNYLGNFDATYQSQNKLDATVQDVDLGIKADYGLTEKLALYGKIGTAYSMVNKSIENGATSNSEEKESDFSLMLATGVDYRLNRNWNTKLSYEYINNIYGSTDLHFVSLGIDYRFGTSAPQRELETAPTPPPPVVVEPKQPQVVEHFTQELSSYSNDSLFESNNANLTFSLREQLKPMLSRLQTYPYSTVEISGYTDSTGSSKYNLYLSEQRAKNVAQYFIDEGIDTNRITSRGYGELYPISSNDTESGRARNRRVELTSPKLTIKK
- a CDS encoding EAL domain-containing protein produces the protein MYRYALSHESDEYIVQAEFARKTISITSKVKKKSFNLTISEKEAVILEAILSSSCPLSPVSAREIEQYYLLKTGIELHFNSLKNTIASLRKKFHTLLTYFYQNIPYKSDRFILNMNRKGYFWVLSEAKTIPRLNREQLSIRPPWYKTYGKLFALLSCNISPSSIIKILSWPLVIAVSIYAFQALLIVTMFNSYSMDATNTLLKFQEFGCDKPPELLYRTLRQGKNIDSVYYISNTGSKCFINPSSILKPSQYSFLKWFSNHEDFFYTKITSGDSVVWGRFTRSKIHDRYKLYMIPYLTDRVKIYKNGRLLNTFDNTEPADHLSSFFKYNAKNGTSIELFSDCLYERFLLILLCILVIQQRKSIISLTHLTAQCTRLEITLDPVIDRATEQVLYYELQSFSNHWDDSNSQKPINTSHWSYIFNLFLLDAISNFSNTRKVGFKLCSSIFESRLQSEKVKNIITEMNQELIVIELSEKTGFHYNKQAIESIQRLKNCNRVKIAMTDFGVENNNIQNITKIKPEFVKTNRYLTCEAAEKEHKSLIHMEVLNSLHSVCKVYDVFIIYTGVDNETISNSLLEMEGYYQQGKMFNA
- the xseA gene encoding exodeoxyribonuclease VII large subunit, whose translation is MTNPNIFTVSRLNSEVRLLLENEMGIVWLVGEISNFSAPVSGHWYLTLKDSRAQVKCAMFRGNNRHVTFKPQNGNQVLVKARLSLYEPRGDYQLIIESMQPEGDGKLQQEFEKLKMNLAAEGLFAQSSKQILPEHPKCVGVITSKTGAALFDILDVLKRRDPSLPVIVYPTMVQGEGASIQIAQAIGRANERNECDVLIVGRGGGSLEDLWCFNNEIVARTIAASQIPIISAVGHEVDVTIADFVADMRAPTPSAAAELVSRDNSNKEQAYASKRARLVSAIRHVLIKQAQSTQTLKYRLEKQHPSYQLQKQSQQLDDLDMRLRRGMTQYLKQHAQRVERKQHQLQLNSPVKRLGEQKLHLQRSEQKLLDAMDKTLLTTRHQLAMAAEKLETVSPLATLKRGYSITHSASSKTVSSINDVEVGEVITTQVEDGVIESQVTAKKESR